In the genome of Myxococcus stipitatus, one region contains:
- the cysK gene encoding cysteine synthase A, protein MPNNIYPDVTQLIGRTPIIRLSRIGGPDEATVLAKVEFFNPGGSVKDRIGLAMIEDAENHGRLRPGMTIVEPTSGNTGVALAMVAAVKGYRIVLTMPESMSVERRRILEAYGAELLLTPASKGMTGAVEAAEELVKSLGDKGFMPQQFRNPSNPEIHRRTTAKEILGDLDVTKLDAFVAGIGTGGTITGAGGVLKKANPSLQVVAVEPLRSPLLTQGKAGPHRIQGLGANFVPEVLDRGVYDEVIDVADVDAYLAARDLARKEGLLVGVSSGAALHAARQVARRLGPGKTVLTVLPDTGERYWSSFAAFAEELANTPQGVGG, encoded by the coding sequence ATGCCCAACAACATCTACCCCGACGTGACGCAGCTCATCGGCCGGACCCCCATCATCCGGCTGTCGCGCATTGGCGGCCCCGACGAGGCGACCGTCCTCGCGAAGGTCGAGTTCTTCAACCCGGGCGGCAGCGTGAAGGACCGCATCGGCCTGGCGATGATTGAGGACGCGGAGAACCACGGCCGCCTGCGGCCGGGCATGACGATTGTCGAGCCCACCAGCGGCAACACCGGCGTCGCGCTGGCCATGGTCGCCGCGGTGAAGGGCTATCGCATCGTCCTCACCATGCCGGAGAGCATGAGCGTGGAGCGCCGCCGCATCCTCGAGGCCTATGGCGCGGAGCTGCTGCTCACGCCCGCCTCCAAGGGAATGACGGGCGCCGTCGAGGCCGCCGAGGAGCTGGTCAAGTCGCTGGGCGACAAGGGCTTCATGCCGCAGCAGTTTCGCAACCCCTCCAACCCGGAGATCCACCGGCGCACGACGGCGAAGGAGATCCTGGGCGACCTGGACGTGACGAAGCTGGATGCGTTCGTCGCGGGCATCGGCACCGGCGGCACCATCACGGGCGCGGGCGGGGTGCTCAAGAAGGCGAACCCGTCGCTCCAGGTGGTGGCCGTGGAGCCGCTGCGCTCGCCGCTGCTCACGCAGGGCAAGGCCGGCCCGCACCGCATCCAGGGCCTGGGCGCCAACTTCGTTCCGGAGGTGCTGGACCGCGGCGTGTACGACGAGGTCATCGACGTGGCGGATGTGGACGCCTACCTGGCGGCTCGGGACCTGGCGCGCAAGGAGGGGCTGCTCGTCGGCGTCTCCAGCGGCGCGGCGCTGCATGCGGCCCGGCAGGTGGCGCGTCGCCTGGGTCCTGGCAAGACGGTGCTCACCGTGCTGCCGGATACGGGGGAGCGTTATTGGAGTTCCTTCGCGGCGTTCGCCGAGGAGCTCGCGAACACGCCGCAGGGAGTCGGTGGATGA
- a CDS encoding PLP-dependent aspartate aminotransferase family protein: MTSSPIWPKRSTGAPALSNFATRLLHTGHEVDPVTGAAAVPIYQVSMFDQPGLDQPGEFDYARSGNPTRKSLEGVLAKLDEGAGAFAFGSGMAALSTVLMLFSAGDHLVVTDDCYGGTYRVLTKVFSRFGLKATFVDTSNPDAVKAAFRPNTKGLLVETVSNPFLRRTDVTAMSILARTYGALLIVDNTFLSPYLSRPLTEGADIVIHSATKYLGGHSDVVAGAVVVRTPELAKEVYFLQNAVGAVLGPQDCFLLQRGIKTLQVRMERQVRTAGALARWLGSRPEIREVFYPGTGAVVSFRLAHDAMAATFVESLRLPLLGVSLGAVESIITVPARHSHASVPAAERERRGITDGLIRFSVGLEDVEDLQADLANALGRSFREAA; the protein is encoded by the coding sequence ATGACATCATCTCCGATCTGGCCCAAGCGCTCGACGGGCGCTCCCGCCCTGTCGAACTTCGCGACCCGGCTGCTGCACACCGGCCATGAAGTCGACCCGGTGACGGGCGCCGCGGCGGTGCCCATCTACCAGGTGTCCATGTTCGACCAGCCGGGGCTCGACCAGCCCGGCGAGTTCGACTACGCGCGCTCGGGAAACCCCACGCGCAAGTCGCTCGAGGGCGTGCTCGCGAAGCTGGACGAAGGCGCGGGCGCGTTCGCGTTCGGCTCCGGCATGGCCGCGCTGTCCACCGTGCTGATGCTGTTCAGCGCGGGCGACCACCTGGTCGTCACCGATGACTGCTACGGCGGCACCTACCGCGTGCTCACGAAGGTGTTCAGCCGCTTCGGCCTGAAGGCCACCTTCGTCGACACCAGCAACCCGGACGCGGTGAAGGCCGCGTTCCGCCCCAACACCAAGGGGCTGCTCGTGGAGACGGTGAGCAACCCGTTCCTGCGGCGCACCGACGTCACCGCGATGTCCATCCTCGCGCGGACGTACGGCGCGTTGCTCATCGTCGACAACACGTTCCTGTCGCCCTACCTCTCGCGCCCGCTCACCGAGGGCGCCGACATCGTCATCCACTCCGCCACCAAGTACCTGGGGGGACACAGCGACGTCGTCGCCGGAGCGGTGGTGGTGCGCACGCCGGAGCTCGCCAAGGAGGTCTACTTCCTCCAGAACGCGGTGGGCGCGGTGCTGGGACCGCAGGACTGCTTCCTGCTCCAGCGGGGCATCAAGACGCTCCAGGTCCGCATGGAGCGACAGGTGCGCACGGCGGGAGCCCTTGCCCGCTGGCTCGGGAGCAGGCCGGAGATTCGAGAGGTCTTCTACCCGGGCACCGGCGCGGTGGTGTCCTTCCGGCTGGCCCATGACGCCATGGCGGCGACGTTCGTGGAGTCGCTGCGGCTGCCCTTGCTCGGCGTGTCGCTGGGCGCGGTGGAGAGCATCATCACGGTGCCGGCGAGGCACTCGCATGCCTCCGTGCCCGCGGCGGAGCGCGAGCGCCGGGGAATCACCGACGGCCTGATTCGCTTCTCCGTGGGGTTGGAGGACGTGGAGGACCTCCAGGCGGACCTGGCGAATGCCCTCGGGCGCTCCTTCCGCGAGGCCGCATGA
- a CDS encoding trans-sulfuration enzyme family protein codes for MKIATALVHAGTRRDPSTGAIAVPVYHSATYQHPALGQSTGYDYSRTKNPTRAALEDALAQLEGGSKGLAFASGMAALHCALQLFGPEDHIILTEDLYGGTYRLVDRLLHVPYTFVDTTKPEAVKAALRPNTKALLVETPTNPLMKTADLPALADIARKAGVLLIVDNTFYTPYLQRPLELGADLVVHSATKYLAGHNDVVAGALVARDAALGDKLLFAQNGIGAILGPQDAYLVIRGLKTLALRMERHQSNARAVAAFLSGHPKVERVYYPGTGGMLSFSVTEAALVPQVLAGVRLCLFAESLGGVETLITFPATQTHADIPVARREQLGITDRLLRLSVGIEDSDDIISDLAQALDGRSRPVELRDPAAAHRP; via the coding sequence ATGAAAATCGCCACCGCCCTCGTCCACGCCGGAACCCGCAGAGACCCGAGCACCGGCGCCATCGCCGTCCCCGTCTACCACTCCGCCACCTACCAGCACCCCGCGCTGGGTCAGTCCACCGGCTACGACTACTCGCGCACGAAGAACCCCACCCGCGCGGCGCTCGAGGACGCGCTCGCGCAGCTGGAGGGCGGCAGCAAGGGCCTGGCCTTCGCGTCCGGCATGGCCGCGCTGCACTGCGCGCTCCAGCTCTTCGGCCCCGAGGACCACATCATCCTCACCGAGGACCTCTACGGCGGCACCTACCGGCTGGTGGACCGGCTGCTCCACGTCCCCTACACCTTCGTGGACACCACGAAGCCGGAGGCCGTGAAGGCCGCGCTGCGCCCCAACACCAAGGCCCTGCTGGTGGAGACGCCCACCAACCCGCTGATGAAGACGGCGGACCTGCCCGCGCTCGCGGACATCGCCAGGAAGGCGGGCGTGCTGCTCATCGTCGACAACACGTTCTACACGCCCTACCTCCAGCGCCCGCTGGAGCTCGGCGCGGACCTGGTCGTCCACAGCGCGACCAAGTACCTGGCCGGACACAACGACGTGGTCGCGGGCGCGCTCGTCGCGCGGGACGCGGCGCTGGGCGACAAGCTGCTCTTCGCGCAGAACGGCATCGGCGCCATCCTGGGGCCGCAGGACGCGTACCTGGTGATTCGCGGCCTCAAGACGCTGGCGCTGCGCATGGAGCGCCACCAGTCCAACGCGCGCGCGGTGGCGGCGTTCCTGTCCGGCCACCCCAAGGTGGAGCGCGTCTACTACCCGGGCACGGGCGGCATGCTCTCCTTCAGCGTCACGGAAGCGGCCCTGGTGCCCCAGGTGCTCGCCGGCGTGCGCCTGTGCCTCTTCGCCGAGTCGCTGGGCGGCGTCGAGACGCTCATCACCTTCCCCGCCACGCAGACCCACGCGGACATCCCCGTCGCGCGCCGGGAACAGCTTGGCATCACTGACCGACTGCTTCGCCTCTCCGTGGGTATCGAGGACTCCGATGACATCATCTCCGATCTGGCCCAAGCGCTCGACGGGCGCTCCCGCCCTGTCGAACTTCGCGACCCGGCTGCTGCACACCGGCCATGA